The Thermothielavioides terrestris NRRL 8126 chromosome 2, complete sequence genome includes a region encoding these proteins:
- a CDS encoding carbohydrate esterase family 3 protein (CAZy_ID 269673), producing the protein MVYLPVNTLLLALAAPLANQGIATNSFNLAARATHQLGGGVPLRVMPLGASITYGQASTDGNGYREDLRAQLVAAGNPVNMVGSRQHGKMRDNDVEGWPGFRIEQVRAKALASASVPKWKPNVVLINAGTNDAAQNFSVGTAGARMERLIRDVLAASPRAVIVLSTLLVNKKPATEVNVLAINRQYGDIARKLRAEGKHLVLVDMHSDNGPTLADLSDSTHPNDLGYSKMANIWFAGIVAASDAGWLQAPEFVPGVPDDGA; encoded by the exons ATGGTTTACCTCCCGGTAAACACCCTGCTGCTGG CGCTTGCCGCCCCGCTTGCCAACCAAGGGATCGCCACCAACAGCTTCAACCTCGCGGCGCGCGCCACccaccagctcggcgggGGCGTGCCCCTCCGGGTCATGCCGCTGGGCGCGTCCATCACGTACGGGCAGGCCTCGACCGACGGCAACGGCTACCGCGAGGACCTGCGTGCGCAgctggtggcggccggcAACCCCGTCAACATGGTGGGCTCGCGGCAGCACGGCAAGATGCGCGACAACGACGTCGAGGGCTGGCCCGGCTTCCGCATCGAGCAGGTGCGCGCCAAGGCGCTGGCCAGCGCGTCCGTGCCCAAGTGGAAGCCCAACGTGGTACTGATCAACGCGGGCACCAACGACGCGGCGCAGAACTTCAGcgtcggcaccgccggcgcccgcatGGAGAGGCTCATCCGCGACGTCCTGGCCGCCAGCCCGCGCGCCGTCATCGTGCTGAGCACCCTGCTGGTGAACAAGAAGCCGGCCACGGAGGTCAACGTGCTGGCCATCAACAGGCAGTACGGCGACATCGCCAGGAAGCTCAGGGCCGAGGGCAAGCACCTGGTCCTCGTCGACATGCACAGCGACAACGGCCCCACCCTCGCCGACCTGTCGGACAGCACTCACCCCAACGACCTGGGCTACAGCAAGATGGCGAATATCTGGTTCGCCGGCATCGTGGCCGCCAGCGATGCCGGCTGGCTGCAGGCGCCCGAGTTCGTCCCGGGTGTCCCCGACGATGGCGCGTAA
- a CDS encoding glycosyltransferase family 4 protein (CAZy_ID 269943), with protein sequence MEPDLATFPDALRGKRILLCTESFGPVNGVSRTTLMLVNHLRANGVDVAVVAPHTGEKTFTPEPTSQAANQAKQKNADVRVHGYPLPYNPELSVVYPVRVSTLYKRTFGAAPDLIYLASPASLGFQVMLQIRQQPPARQTPIICNFQTDLAAYCTILFPQPFSTLAVAALATVQGFLFRHASVKTIFYPSRAVRRYLASSGQQGGGVRCPAAKLELLQRGVDTQLFHPSRRSDALRAQVAPAGEIVLICVSRLAGEKGFGFLADAAAALDRRGLPFRLMIVGGNRSAAVEAEIKGLFAPLVQRGKVVFAGFLVGEKLAAAYASADIFLHCSVTETFGLVVLESMASGVPVVARDEGGPSDIVRDGESGFLTPPADLDAFVDKVMMLAEDAELRRRCGENARRQAEEATWERINNRVAWRMAEMIEQSRKEKAELLAQRKAKAQDDGLPAEEQSLLPKDAVRDTVIDARLAGGMVAISATWVAVGAYLIFIKVGLWVKARFRSWFAREAASTQ encoded by the coding sequence ATGGAGCCCGATCTGGCGACGTTCCCGGATGCCCTCCGGGGTAAGCGCATCCTGCTCTGCACCGAGTCCTTCGGACCCGTTAACGGTGTCTCCCGGACGACGCTGATGCTCGTCAACCACCTGCGGGCCAACGGCGTTgacgtcgccgtcgttgCACCGCACACGGGCGAAAAGACCTTCACACCGGAACCGACCAGCCAAGCCGCGAACCAGGCCAAGCAGAAAAATGCCGACGTTCGTGTCCACGGCTACCCGCTGCCCTACAACCCGGAGCTTTCCGTTGTGTACCCGGTCCGGGTCTCGACGCTCTACAAACGCACCTTCGGCGCCGCCCCGGACCTCATTTAcctcgcctcgccggcgtccCTCGGCTTCCAGGTGATGCTCCAGATCCGCCAGCAGCCCCCCGCGCGGCAGACCCCGATCATCTGCAACTTCCAGACCGACCTTGCCGCCTATTGCACGATCCTCTTCCCCCAGCCCTTCAGCacgctggccgtcgccgccctcgccaccGTGCAGGGGTTCCTCTTCCGCCACGCGTCCGTCAAGACCATCTTCTACCCGAGCCGCGCCGTGCGCCGCTACCTCGCCTCCTcgggccagcagggcggcggcgtgcgctgccccgccgccaagctcgagctgctgcagcggggCGTCGACACCCAGCTGTTCCACCCGTCGCGCCGCAGCgacgccctgcgcgcccaggtcgcgcccgccggcgagATCGTGCTGATCTGCGTGTCGCGCCTGGCCGGCGAGAAGGGCTTCGGATTCCTggcggacgcggccgccgcgctggaccGGCGCGGCCTGCCGTTCCGCCTGATGATCGTGGGCGGGAaccgcagcgcggcggtcgaggccgagatcaAGGGCTTGTTCGCGCCGCTGGTGCAGCGCGGGAAGGTCGTCTTTGCCGGGTTCCTCGTGGGCGAGAAGCTCGCTGCGGCGTATGCCTCGGCCGATATCTTCCTGCACTGCTCGGTCACGGAGACGTTtgggctggtggtgctggagTCCATGGCGAGCGGCGTGCCGGTCGTGGCGCGCGACGAGGGCGGGCCGAGCGACATCGTGCGGGACGGCGAGAGCGGGTTCctgacgccgccggcggatTTGGACGCGTTTGTGGATAAGGTGATGatgctggccgaggacgccgagctgcggaggcgctgcggcgaGAATGCGCGccgccaggccgaggaggccacCTGGGAGAGGATCAACAACAGGGTTGCGTGGCGCATGGCCGAGATGATTGAGCAGAGCcgcaaggagaaggccgagtTGCTGGCGCAGCGCAAGGCGAAGGCGCAGGACGACGGGCTGCCGGCGGAAGAACAGAGCTTGCTGCCCAAGGACGCCGTCCGAGACACGGTCATCGATGCGCGGCTTGCTGGTGGTATGGTCGCTATATCTGCGACCTGGGTTGCTGTCGGGGCGTATCTGATCTTCATCAAGGTGGGCTTGTGGGTGAAGGCGAGATTTAGGAGTTGGTTTGCGAGGGAAGCGGCAAGCACTCAGTGA
- a CDS encoding glycoside hydrolase family 28 protein (CAZy_ID 269666) — protein sequence MKLTTVSLLLHSAGFGAAQLIGPVGPTTSLAHKTRECNVLHYGAVNDNSTDIADALEATFRRCVLHHPGSRLVVPQGEYLLNRSVVLSNGTNWAFQLEGLISLGYGGNYSVSRELILQGYAGVQPLNDTINGEGDHLFLENGLVIVNAVDFEFFSSTGKGAFQGQGYLWRNANNTDRPRLIRLISPINASVHDLILVDSPKFHIVFDFAVNLEVYHLTIRGANLGSYDGVDVVGTNYWVHDIEVTNRDECVSVKSPSNHALVENLVCNQAGSGISIGSLNVSASIANIHARNISIIQGNNIAFIKTYPGGSGYVTNVTFENFRSKASLYGLDINQYWQNTNTPDTGSVALSNLVFRNFSGSVANGVQRPPLYLIANDLTFATNVTVEDFSVWTETNDYVVNKISNVFGTGDDSYGPGNGIRALAPGEAPAPYTSTITVTASPTNWVAPPSPTWAVPNTGYGTNIPIPVYTPAPLWKPSGDYDKHYWGSF from the exons TGTCAACGACAACTCAACAGACATTGCAGACGCACTCGAAGCGACCTTTAGGCGCTGTGTGCTCCATCATCCGGGGAGCAGGCTCGTTGTGCCACAGGGTGAATATCTTCTCAACAGATCGGTCGTGCTGAGCAACGGAACGAATTGGGCATTCCAGCTCGAGGGGCTCATCAGCCTTGGGTACGGCGGCAACTACTCAGTGAGCCGTGAGTTGATCCTGCAGGGATATGCAGGGGTTCAGCCGTTGAACGACACCATTAacggcgagggcgaccaTCTGTTTCTAGAGAACGGCCTTGTCATTGTGAACG CGGTTGACTTCGAATTCTTCTCCTCCACCGGTAAGGGCGCATTTCAGGGCCAGGGGTACCTCTGGCGTAACGCAAATAA CACTGATCGACCTCGCTTGATCCGGCTGATCTCCCCCATCAACGCCTCCGTGCACGACCTGATCTTGGTCGATAGTCCGAAGTTCCACATCGTCTTTGACTTTGCTGTCAACCTCGAAGTCTATCATCTGACAATCCGTGGAGCTAATCTTGGGTCGTATGACGGAGTCGACGTGGTGGGGACGAACTACTGGGTCCACGACATTGAA GTGACCAACAGAGACGAATGCGTCTCAGTCAAAAGCCCGTCCAACCACGCGCTGGTAGAGAACCTCGTTTGCAACCAAGCGGGCTCCGGCATCTCCATCGGCAGTCTGAACGTCTCAGCGTCTATTGCGAATATT CATGCTCGGAACATCAGCATCATCCAAGGCAATAACATCGCCTTCATCAAGACTTACCCCGGCGGGTCGGGCTATGTCACCAACGTGACTTTTGAGAACTTCCGGTCCAAGGCATCACTCTACGGCCTAGACATCAACCAGTACTGGCAAAACACCAATACGCCTGATACGGGATCCGTGGCTCTGAGCAATCTAGTGTTCAGGAACTTCTCCG GATCCGTGGCCAACGGAGTCCAACGACCACCGCTCTACTTAATCGCCAACGATCTGACATTCGCCACGAATGTGACAGTGGAGGACTTTTCCGTATGGACCGAGACGAACGACTACGTGGTGAACAAGATCAGCAACGTATTCGGCACCGGCGACGATTCCTACGGCCCCGGCAACGGAATCAGGGCACTTGCGCCAGGCGAGGCTCCGGCTCCGTACACGAGCACTATCACTGTCACCGCGTCGCCTACAAACTGGGTTGCACCACCCTCGCCGACTTGGGCGGTCCCGAACACGGGCTACGGGA CCAACATCCCGATTCCGGTCTACACGCCAGCACCGCTGTGGAAGCCGTCTGGAGACTACGATAAGCATTACTGGGGAAGCTTTTAG